Proteins encoded by one window of Halococcus agarilyticus:
- the fer gene encoding ferredoxin Fer, which produces MASPFDVLRVDPEASEEAIEQAYRERVIEAHPDHGGSPDEFQRVRTAYKQLQAGYEPEVDTEPELEDESYEQAGSRVEYLNYAVLDDHGWNLDDDDLFGKAAAGDLDHEDYGEFLVEPHESLLEAAENRGFMWPFACRGGACANCAVIVREGELSMPVNNILPPEMIEQDIRLSCNGIPITDEMQVLYNVKHLPELEELRLPPRPFEQAYPGD; this is translated from the coding sequence GTGGCGTCCCCGTTCGATGTCCTCCGCGTCGATCCCGAAGCGAGCGAGGAGGCGATCGAGCAGGCCTACCGCGAGCGGGTGATCGAGGCCCACCCGGACCACGGCGGCTCTCCCGACGAGTTCCAGCGGGTTCGGACGGCGTACAAGCAGCTTCAGGCGGGCTACGAGCCCGAAGTCGATACCGAGCCCGAACTCGAAGACGAGAGCTACGAGCAGGCTGGCTCGCGGGTCGAGTACCTCAACTACGCCGTGCTCGACGATCACGGCTGGAATCTCGACGACGACGATCTGTTCGGCAAGGCCGCAGCGGGCGATCTCGACCACGAGGACTACGGCGAGTTCCTCGTCGAGCCCCACGAGTCGCTGCTCGAAGCCGCCGAGAATCGCGGGTTCATGTGGCCGTTCGCCTGCCGCGGCGGCGCGTGTGCGAACTGTGCGGTCATCGTCCGAGAGGGCGAGCTCTCGATGCCAGTCAACAACATCCTCCCGCCGGAGATGATCGAGCAGGACATCCGGCTGTCCTGTAACGGCATCCCGATCACCGACGAGATGCAGGTGCTCTACAACGTCAAGCATCTCCCCGAACTCGAAGAGCTCCGCCTGCCGCCCCGGCCGTTCGAGCAGGCGTATCCCGGCGACTGA
- a CDS encoding nucleoside phosphorylase produces MTGDSEDPNDEVQYHLGVGEGDVADTVLLPGDPERIPKITGVWDDAEVMAEHREYRTATGEHEGTPISTTSTGIGSPSAAIAVEELARVGVDTFLRVGSCGAIQPQMEVGDLVITSGAVRQEGTSEEYVREDYPAAADDRVVAALVAAAERLDYDYHVGVTASTDSFYAGQGRPGFEGFEAAGSDELVENLREANVLNIEMEASTICTLANLYGLRAGAVCTVYANRVTGEFRTEGETRAAETASLACALLAKMDERAREAGADRWYPGLGIEAE; encoded by the coding sequence ATGACCGGCGACAGCGAGGACCCGAACGACGAGGTCCAGTACCACCTCGGCGTCGGCGAGGGCGACGTCGCCGACACCGTGCTCCTGCCTGGCGACCCCGAACGCATCCCGAAGATCACCGGCGTGTGGGACGACGCAGAGGTGATGGCCGAACACCGCGAGTACCGCACAGCGACCGGCGAGCACGAAGGAACGCCGATCAGCACCACCTCGACGGGGATCGGGAGTCCCTCGGCGGCGATCGCGGTCGAAGAGCTCGCCCGCGTCGGTGTGGACACCTTCCTCCGGGTGGGCTCCTGTGGCGCGATCCAGCCCCAGATGGAAGTCGGCGATCTCGTCATCACCTCTGGAGCCGTGCGCCAGGAGGGCACCAGCGAGGAGTACGTCCGTGAGGATTACCCCGCGGCGGCGGACGACCGCGTGGTGGCGGCGCTGGTCGCGGCTGCCGAGCGTCTCGACTACGACTACCACGTCGGCGTGACCGCGAGCACCGACAGCTTCTACGCCGGCCAGGGCCGGCCGGGCTTCGAGGGGTTCGAGGCCGCCGGCAGCGACGAACTCGTCGAGAACCTTCGGGAGGCGAACGTCCTCAACATCGAGATGGAGGCGAGCACGATCTGCACCCTCGCGAACCTCTACGGCCTCCGGGCGGGTGCGGTCTGTACGGTGTACGCGAACCGCGTCACCGGCGAGTTCCGGACCGAGGGCGAGACCCGTGCGGCCGAAACCGCGAGTCTCGCATGCGCGCTGCTCGCCAAGATGGACGAGCGGGCACGCGAGGCCGGGGCCGACCGGTGGTATCCCGGCCTCGGTATCGAGGCAGAGTAG
- the cdd gene encoding cytidine deaminase, with amino-acid sequence MPHRRTAAVAPKPPARGRPSQRRARWLFHERERTASMDDEDLVAAAREATANAHVPYSEYRVGAALETADGTVFTGCNIENANYSNSLHAEEVAIAEAVKNGHDAFAQVAVTSSERDGVLPCGMCRQTFTEFCGDDFRVLCDEESELAEYRLGDLLPDAITAETLGR; translated from the coding sequence ATACCGCACCGCCGCACCGCCGCCGTCGCACCGAAACCGCCCGCTCGCGGCCGGCCGTCGCAGCGTCGCGCTCGGTGGTTATTTCACGAACGCGAGCGAACGGCGAGCATGGACGACGAAGACCTCGTCGCGGCCGCCCGCGAGGCCACGGCGAACGCCCATGTCCCGTACTCTGAGTATCGCGTCGGCGCGGCGCTCGAAACCGCCGATGGGACTGTTTTCACGGGCTGCAACATCGAGAACGCGAACTACTCGAACAGCCTCCACGCCGAGGAGGTGGCGATCGCTGAGGCCGTCAAAAACGGCCACGACGCGTTCGCGCAGGTCGCGGTGACGTCGAGCGAGCGCGACGGCGTGCTCCCCTGCGGGATGTGCCGCCAGACGTTCACCGAGTTCTGTGGCGACGACTTTCGCGTGCTCTGTGACGAGGAGAGTGAACTCGCCGAGTACCGCCTCGGCGACCTCCTGCCGGACGCGATCACCGCCGAGACCCTGGGACGATGA
- a CDS encoding ABC transporter permease: protein MSAAGFRSAVAEYRLRRLLAYGAGAILAIVVVYGAIFEDSAAGDLLRVALSTSTLGAALRLSVPIVCAALGGIFAEKSGVINIGLEGLLIISAFTGVYVADAVGSVLFVPGLWVGFFAGVLASTLLSLLFAVVCLEYRADQIIAGLAVWLIALGLAPFVARVAYGSVNTDSVGTLGSWTVPVLSELPFVGPVLFDASPVVYIMLFAVAASWYVLNRTSFGRHVRASGENPRALDTAGVNVTRTRYVAVTLSGVLSGIGGAGLSLGQVGLFIGNGQTMVNGRGFIAIVAYLFGNYNPIGAFGAGVLFAGLDALQLRLQQIPAYAVPSSLVQTIPYITVIVVLALVGRTRIPSAAGEHYESGED, encoded by the coding sequence ATGAGTGCTGCAGGGTTCCGGAGCGCGGTCGCGGAGTACCGGCTCCGCCGGCTGCTCGCCTACGGCGCGGGCGCGATTCTCGCGATCGTGGTCGTCTACGGCGCGATCTTCGAGGACAGTGCCGCCGGCGACCTCCTTCGCGTCGCGCTGAGCACGAGCACACTCGGGGCCGCACTCCGGCTCTCGGTGCCGATCGTGTGTGCCGCTCTCGGGGGCATCTTCGCCGAGAAATCCGGCGTCATCAACATCGGCCTCGAAGGATTGCTGATCATCTCGGCGTTCACGGGCGTGTACGTCGCCGATGCTGTCGGTTCGGTACTGTTCGTACCGGGCCTCTGGGTCGGCTTCTTCGCCGGCGTGCTCGCGAGCACGCTGCTCTCGCTGCTGTTCGCGGTCGTTTGCCTGGAGTACCGAGCCGACCAGATCATCGCCGGGCTCGCGGTGTGGCTGATCGCGCTCGGCCTCGCGCCGTTCGTGGCGCGCGTCGCCTACGGCAGCGTCAACACCGACAGCGTCGGCACGCTCGGCTCGTGGACGGTGCCGGTGCTCTCGGAACTCCCGTTCGTGGGACCCGTCCTCTTCGACGCGAGCCCGGTCGTCTACATCATGCTGTTCGCGGTAGCCGCCTCGTGGTACGTCCTCAATCGCACCTCCTTTGGCCGGCACGTCCGCGCGAGCGGCGAGAACCCGCGGGCGCTCGACACCGCCGGCGTGAACGTCACCCGAACCAGGTACGTGGCCGTCACGCTCTCGGGCGTGCTCTCGGGGATCGGGGGAGCCGGGCTCTCGCTCGGCCAGGTCGGGCTGTTCATCGGCAACGGTCAGACGATGGTCAACGGTCGTGGGTTCATCGCGATCGTCGCCTACCTCTTCGGCAACTACAACCCGATCGGGGCGTTCGGTGCGGGCGTCCTCTTTGCGGGTCTCGACGCGCTCCAGCTCCGCCTCCAGCAGATCCCGGCGTACGCGGTGCCGAGCTCGCTCGTCCAGACGATCCCGTACATCACCGTGATCGTCGTGCTCGCGCTGGTCGGTCGGACCCGAATCCCCTCGGCGGCTGGCGAGCATTACGAATCCGGCGAGGACTAA
- a CDS encoding ABC transporter permease yields the protein MSRRDTVEAALARLVAASWVERLLLSLAAIATSIVVGGVIVVVSGMAATCEEPAFAFFGPTSCYDPIGVYVQLFQGAIGDVLGDPFNFRLALTLKETALLVFTGLSVAVAFRAGLFNIGSQGQLVAGALATALAVLFAAPFVPAALGAIVLVPLGLIAGAVFGGLYGAIPGALKAYGDANEVITTIMLNFVAAQVAFFLVSSYFPAPESQSVETRTVPGAAVLESTLFGSGSNFSVFVFVLGLALVAGLYYLIERTAFGYDLRTSGLQPEAAEYGGVDAERTVVTSMALSGALAGVGGAVWVLMVTGRFTASVPALGFDGITVSILAGNNPLGVVPAALLFGVLKSGSLAVQLETGVPKQLVGVLRGLIILFVAMPEFFRFIGQRFVTPDRDPVATDGGERVEGARASSDLRSGGGEPREGEP from the coding sequence ATGAGTCGGCGCGACACGGTCGAAGCCGCGCTCGCGCGTCTGGTCGCCGCCTCGTGGGTCGAGCGACTCCTCTTGAGCCTCGCGGCGATCGCGACGTCGATCGTCGTCGGCGGCGTCATCGTGGTGGTGTCGGGCATGGCGGCGACATGCGAGGAGCCGGCGTTCGCCTTCTTCGGGCCGACGTCGTGTTACGACCCGATCGGGGTGTACGTCCAGCTGTTCCAGGGCGCGATCGGGGACGTGCTCGGCGACCCGTTCAACTTCCGGCTCGCGCTCACGCTGAAGGAGACCGCGCTGCTCGTCTTCACTGGACTGTCGGTCGCGGTCGCCTTTCGAGCCGGCCTGTTCAACATCGGCTCGCAGGGCCAGCTCGTGGCCGGGGCGCTCGCGACCGCGCTCGCCGTGCTGTTCGCTGCCCCGTTCGTCCCCGCAGCGCTCGGCGCGATCGTCCTCGTGCCGCTCGGCCTGATCGCGGGCGCGGTCTTCGGCGGGCTCTACGGCGCGATCCCGGGGGCGCTCAAGGCCTACGGCGACGCGAACGAGGTCATCACGACGATCATGCTCAACTTCGTCGCGGCCCAGGTCGCCTTCTTCCTCGTCTCGTCGTACTTCCCCGCGCCGGAGAGCCAGTCGGTCGAGACACGGACGGTTCCGGGGGCGGCGGTGCTCGAATCCACGCTGTTCGGGTCGGGCAGCAACTTCTCGGTGTTCGTGTTCGTCCTCGGGCTCGCGCTGGTCGCGGGGCTCTACTACCTGATCGAGCGGACCGCGTTCGGGTACGATCTCCGGACGAGCGGACTCCAGCCCGAGGCCGCCGAGTACGGTGGCGTCGACGCCGAACGAACAGTCGTCACGAGCATGGCGCTGTCGGGGGCGCTCGCGGGCGTCGGCGGCGCGGTCTGGGTGCTGATGGTCACGGGGCGCTTCACGGCCTCGGTCCCCGCGCTCGGGTTCGACGGCATCACGGTCTCGATCCTCGCGGGCAACAACCCGCTGGGGGTGGTGCCCGCCGCGTTGCTGTTCGGCGTGCTCAAGAGCGGGTCGCTCGCGGTCCAGCTCGAAACCGGCGTGCCGAAGCAGCTCGTGGGCGTGCTCCGTGGGCTGATCATCCTGTTCGTGGCGATGCCGGAGTTCTTCCGCTTCATCGGCCAGCGGTTCGTGACGCCCGACCGTGATCCCGTCGCGACCGATGGGGGTGAGCGCGTCGAAGGCGCGCGAGCCTCGTCGGACCTCCGGTCCGGCGGTGGCGAACCGCGGGAGGGTGAACCATGA
- a CDS encoding ABC transporter ATP-binding protein, whose amino-acid sequence MTNAVELREVTKRFPGVIANDDVSLAVEPGTVHALLGENGAGKSTLMNVLYGLYEPDSGTIELDGESRTFDSPRDAIDAGIGMIHQHFMLVPPMSVAENVVLGHEPTKWGGLATDRNQASDAVRELSERYGFAADPDATVEEISVGEQQRVEILKALYRGADVLILDEPTGVLTPQEVEELFSVFEELTAEGKTLIFITHKLGEAMEAADEITVLRDGVNVGTVDADATSREELAEMMVGREVVLDVDAKPADPGESVLSVENLSVRGAQGAEHVADTGFTVREGEIFGIAGVDGNGQAELVEAITGLRTPDTGTVDLGDEEITRVSRRGHIERGMAYVPEDRQERGLVMEFDLTENGVLGSQHTPPTGGGRIDWNGARDDATAIIEDYDVRPPEPAARARSLSGGNQQKFLVGREFERDPDVVVATHPTRGVDVGSTEFIHDRLLELRDTGVAVLLVSANLTEVRGLSDRLAVMHDGGFVDVVDPDDVTEEELGLLMAGERPEERERADVTADGSGGGARDEPPGDGTDAEQRSTGGER is encoded by the coding sequence ATGACGAACGCAGTCGAGCTCCGGGAGGTCACCAAGCGCTTCCCGGGGGTGATCGCCAACGACGACGTCTCGCTCGCGGTCGAACCCGGGACCGTACACGCGCTGCTCGGTGAGAACGGTGCGGGGAAGTCGACGCTGATGAACGTGCTCTACGGGCTGTACGAGCCCGATTCGGGCACCATCGAGCTCGACGGGGAGTCCAGAACGTTCGACTCGCCCCGGGACGCGATCGACGCCGGGATCGGGATGATCCACCAGCACTTCATGCTCGTGCCGCCGATGTCGGTGGCCGAGAACGTCGTGCTCGGTCACGAGCCCACGAAGTGGGGCGGGCTCGCGACCGACCGGAACCAGGCGAGCGACGCGGTCCGGGAGCTCTCGGAGCGCTACGGGTTCGCGGCCGACCCCGACGCGACGGTCGAGGAGATCAGCGTCGGCGAACAGCAGCGCGTCGAGATCCTGAAGGCGCTGTATCGGGGGGCCGACGTGTTGATCCTCGACGAACCCACGGGCGTGCTCACGCCCCAGGAGGTCGAGGAGCTGTTCTCCGTGTTCGAGGAGCTGACCGCCGAGGGCAAGACGCTGATCTTCATCACCCACAAGCTCGGCGAGGCGATGGAGGCCGCCGACGAGATCACGGTGCTTCGCGACGGCGTGAACGTCGGCACCGTCGACGCCGACGCGACCTCCCGCGAGGAGCTCGCCGAGATGATGGTCGGCCGGGAGGTGGTGCTCGACGTCGACGCCAAGCCAGCCGATCCCGGCGAGAGCGTGCTCTCGGTCGAGAATCTCTCGGTGCGGGGCGCACAGGGCGCAGAGCACGTCGCCGACACCGGATTCACGGTGCGCGAGGGCGAGATCTTCGGCATCGCGGGCGTCGACGGCAACGGCCAGGCGGAGCTCGTCGAGGCGATCACCGGCCTTCGAACGCCCGATACCGGCACCGTCGACCTCGGCGACGAGGAGATCACGCGGGTCTCGCGGCGTGGCCACATCGAGCGCGGGATGGCGTACGTTCCGGAGGACCGCCAGGAGCGGGGGCTCGTGATGGAGTTCGATCTCACGGAGAACGGGGTGCTCGGGAGCCAGCACACGCCGCCGACCGGCGGCGGCCGGATCGACTGGAACGGTGCGCGCGACGACGCGACGGCCATCATCGAGGACTACGACGTCAGACCGCCGGAACCGGCGGCGCGGGCCCGATCGCTCTCGGGCGGCAACCAGCAGAAGTTCCTCGTCGGCCGGGAGTTCGAGCGCGATCCCGACGTCGTGGTGGCGACCCACCCCACGCGAGGGGTGGACGTCGGCTCGACCGAGTTCATCCACGACCGGCTGCTCGAACTCCGCGATACGGGCGTCGCCGTCCTGCTCGTGTCGGCGAACCTCACCGAGGTCCGTGGACTGTCGGATCGGCTCGCGGTGATGCACGACGGCGGGTTCGTCGACGTGGTCGATCCCGACGACGTGACCGAGGAGGAGCTCGGGCTCCTGATGGCGGGCGAGCGGCCCGAGGAGCGCGAGCGTGCCGACGTGACCGCCGACGGAAGCGGTGGCGGTGCTCGGGACGAGCCTCCCGGCGACGGGACCGACGCGGAGCAGCGCTCGACCGGGGGCGAGCGATGA
- a CDS encoding BMP family lipoprotein — protein sequence MRTNSGRRRFLQIAGTAGLAGLAGCTSGGGGSGSGSGNGSNGSGESGGSGGDTGTESSGTDTESGDETSTESSGAGNESGGNASSGNASGNESAGSSTDGSDMNVGMIYAKGGLGDKSFNDSANRGVKRAADELGISFNNAQPEQNSDFPTFQRRFAQSSSPNYDLICTIGFAQVSGLTEVAPNFPDQKFMLVDGVVEESNVASYTFKEHQGSFQVGHLAGLLTTREMSAGAGETNPENATLGFVGGEEVPLIKRFQAGFEAGAAHANEEANVRVAYTGSFADPGAGKEAAVSMYDNGADIVYHAAGGSGIGVFQAAQEQGRYAIGVDSAQSRSSPQFANVILASMVKRVNNAVYTSIENVANDSFNGGEITTLGLEQNGVEAVYGTELGSAIPKEVKQSLEQSEEAIVSGDISVPTEPGQGG from the coding sequence ATGCGCACGAACTCCGGCAGACGACGATTCCTGCAGATCGCGGGTACGGCCGGTCTCGCCGGCCTCGCGGGCTGTACGAGCGGTGGTGGCGGGAGCGGTTCGGGAAGCGGGAACGGCTCGAACGGCTCCGGCGAGTCGGGTGGCTCCGGCGGCGACACGGGCACGGAGTCGAGCGGAACGGACACCGAATCCGGGGACGAGACGAGCACGGAGTCGAGCGGTGCTGGCAACGAGTCCGGCGGCAACGCCTCCAGCGGGAACGCGTCCGGCAACGAGAGCGCCGGATCGAGCACTGATGGCTCCGACATGAACGTCGGGATGATCTACGCGAAGGGCGGCCTCGGCGACAAGTCGTTCAACGACTCGGCGAACCGCGGCGTCAAGCGGGCCGCCGACGAACTCGGCATCAGTTTCAACAACGCCCAGCCCGAGCAGAACTCGGACTTCCCGACGTTCCAGCGTCGGTTCGCCCAGTCGAGCAGCCCGAACTACGACCTGATCTGCACCATCGGGTTCGCGCAGGTGAGCGGACTCACCGAGGTCGCGCCCAACTTCCCCGACCAGAAGTTCATGCTCGTCGACGGCGTGGTCGAGGAGTCGAACGTCGCCAGCTACACGTTCAAAGAGCACCAGGGGTCGTTTCAGGTGGGCCACCTCGCCGGGCTGCTCACGACGCGTGAGATGAGTGCTGGCGCGGGCGAGACCAACCCCGAGAACGCGACGCTCGGGTTCGTCGGCGGCGAGGAGGTGCCGCTGATCAAGCGGTTCCAGGCGGGGTTCGAGGCAGGAGCGGCCCACGCGAACGAGGAGGCGAACGTGCGGGTCGCGTACACCGGTTCGTTCGCCGATCCCGGCGCTGGCAAGGAGGCCGCGGTCTCGATGTACGACAACGGCGCGGACATCGTCTATCATGCCGCTGGCGGGAGCGGCATCGGCGTGTTCCAGGCCGCTCAGGAACAGGGCCGGTACGCCATCGGGGTCGACTCCGCCCAGTCGAGGAGTTCGCCCCAGTTCGCGAACGTCATCCTCGCGAGCATGGTCAAGCGCGTCAACAACGCCGTGTACACCTCGATCGAGAACGTCGCCAACGACAGCTTCAACGGCGGGGAGATCACGACGCTCGGTCTCGAACAGAACGGCGTCGAAGCGGTCTACGGGACGGAGCTCGGCTCCGCGATCCCCAAGGAGGTCAAGCAGTCCCTGGAACAGTCCGAAGAAGCGATCGTTTCGGGCGACATCTCGGTCCCGACCGAGCCCGGTCAGGGCGGGTAA
- a CDS encoding bifunctional metallophosphatase/5'-nucleotidase, which yields MPLGAVSQDDSGPPTPGSDGDINCDEFDNREELGEVFDPSNDEYNLDSDDDGIACEDLGESPTPGEPEPTTTEEPTDTPTTTETTTDETTTTETTTEEATETPDEPEMGAPTASVIFENQTSDGTTVTVESVTMAEGGFVAIHNASLFDGDALGSVVGVSEPLAAGTHENVEVTLFDVPGQGFAEGTTLEESGTLIAMPHFDSNANGVYDFITAEAEEDGPYTQNGSAVVDPGFVTVADEAADEDGADDEAADGEEGDEAPTDPQEPEPGVTYYQIDFVRGEPIESLDWPDGTYTNDQLIRFAHGSTDEAITRRSEGEFTTDAALAERIDSQEITVEDGTATITFTVADGESVTLSLASYIKPDPIWDPEDEDDQVFVDAQTETYESGTHTLTVDLPGEGAADEDGADAGDDGTDATDDGNASDGTQNATTLTVLSYNDIQTAAARDQNLPRLVELIAERRQAHDNPTVVAGGGDEIAPHALGPLSQWRAPVDVLNLVAPDAEAIGNHDLDYGLSGFANASDASEFPWLVANLRNATTGEPIDGAESYAIVEKDGVRVGFIGLVDPAIKNKTNLEFGESGSRLTDFREVGPETAAMLEDEENVDVVVALAHIGVPESKELARADDGAIDVIVTGDDEIYYPPQETSGTVITEAGATAEFLGELNLTVENGEVTGADGRIINVTNATPKNGTASAIITEYRAEASLDQTVAVSEVALDARRPFPTAVRETAYGNLITDAMRNETGADVAIVQEGGIRSDQVYGPGNITGSDVFSTLPFGNTLVTLEVTGAELETALASQIRSDRPEEGVAQQVSGISFEWTDDPDAEEKVQNVTVGGEPLDEDATYSLTVSNFVAEGGDGYPLADKPRIKETDTLLATTVIEYMEALGTVSPSVEGRTEEIGADDGSGENASAIEVPNAIRAVAA from the coding sequence GTGCCACTGGGCGCGGTCTCACAGGACGACAGCGGCCCACCTACGCCAGGCTCGGATGGGGACATCAACTGCGACGAGTTCGACAATAGGGAGGAACTCGGAGAAGTCTTCGATCCGAGCAACGACGAGTACAATCTCGATTCCGACGACGACGGTATCGCGTGTGAGGATCTCGGGGAGAGCCCGACACCCGGAGAGCCGGAACCAACAACGACAGAGGAACCGACCGACACGCCGACGACCACCGAGACGACGACTGACGAAACGACAACTACCGAGACGACTACTGAAGAGGCAACCGAAACGCCGGACGAACCCGAAATGGGAGCACCGACCGCGTCGGTGATCTTCGAGAACCAGACCTCCGACGGCACGACCGTCACCGTCGAATCGGTCACGATGGCCGAGGGCGGGTTCGTCGCGATCCACAACGCGAGCCTGTTCGACGGCGACGCGCTCGGCAGCGTGGTCGGCGTCTCCGAGCCGCTTGCGGCGGGCACCCACGAGAACGTCGAAGTCACGCTGTTCGACGTGCCTGGCCAGGGCTTCGCCGAGGGGACGACCCTCGAAGAGAGTGGGACGCTGATCGCGATGCCGCACTTCGACTCGAACGCCAACGGCGTCTACGACTTCATCACCGCCGAGGCTGAGGAAGACGGGCCCTACACCCAGAACGGCAGCGCGGTCGTCGATCCCGGCTTCGTGACCGTCGCGGACGAAGCCGCCGACGAGGACGGAGCCGACGACGAAGCGGCTGACGGCGAGGAGGGCGACGAAGCGCCGACCGATCCCCAAGAGCCCGAGCCGGGCGTCACCTACTACCAGATCGACTTCGTCAGGGGCGAGCCGATCGAGAGCCTCGACTGGCCGGACGGCACCTACACCAACGATCAGCTGATCCGCTTCGCCCACGGCAGCACCGACGAGGCGATCACCCGCCGTTCGGAGGGTGAGTTCACCACCGACGCGGCGCTCGCCGAGCGCATCGACAGTCAAGAGATCACCGTCGAGGACGGCACCGCGACGATCACGTTCACCGTCGCCGACGGCGAGTCGGTGACGCTCTCGCTCGCGAGCTACATCAAACCCGATCCGATCTGGGACCCAGAGGACGAGGACGACCAGGTCTTCGTCGACGCCCAAACTGAAACCTACGAGTCGGGCACCCACACCCTCACCGTCGACCTCCCCGGGGAGGGAGCCGCGGACGAGGATGGAGCGGACGCCGGTGACGACGGGACCGATGCGACCGACGACGGCAACGCGAGCGACGGCACCCAGAACGCGACCACGCTCACCGTCCTCTCGTACAACGACATCCAGACCGCCGCCGCGCGGGACCAGAACCTTCCGCGCCTCGTCGAGCTGATCGCCGAGCGCCGGCAGGCCCACGACAACCCGACCGTCGTTGCGGGTGGCGGCGACGAGATCGCGCCGCACGCGCTCGGGCCGTTGAGCCAGTGGCGCGCGCCCGTCGACGTGCTGAACCTCGTCGCACCGGACGCCGAGGCCATCGGCAACCACGACCTCGACTACGGGCTGTCGGGCTTCGCGAACGCCTCCGACGCTTCGGAGTTCCCGTGGCTCGTCGCCAACCTCAGGAACGCCACGACCGGCGAGCCGATCGACGGCGCGGAGTCGTACGCGATCGTCGAGAAGGACGGCGTCCGGGTCGGGTTCATCGGGCTCGTCGATCCAGCGATCAAGAACAAGACGAACCTCGAGTTCGGCGAGAGCGGGTCGCGGCTCACCGACTTCCGTGAGGTCGGTCCCGAGACCGCCGCAATGCTTGAGGACGAGGAGAACGTCGACGTCGTGGTCGCGCTCGCCCACATCGGCGTTCCGGAGTCGAAGGAGCTCGCCCGCGCCGACGACGGCGCGATCGACGTGATCGTGACCGGCGACGACGAGATCTACTACCCGCCCCAGGAGACCTCCGGTACTGTGATCACCGAGGCGGGCGCGACCGCGGAGTTCCTCGGCGAGCTCAACCTCACGGTCGAGAACGGCGAGGTGACCGGGGCGGACGGCCGGATCATCAACGTCACCAACGCGACGCCGAAAAACGGGACCGCTTCGGCGATCATCACCGAGTACCGCGCCGAGGCGAGCCTCGATCAGACGGTCGCCGTGAGCGAGGTCGCGCTCGACGCGCGCAGACCGTTCCCGACGGCCGTCCGCGAGACCGCCTACGGCAACCTCATCACCGACGCGATGCGCAACGAGACCGGCGCTGACGTGGCGATCGTCCAGGAGGGGGGCATCCGCTCGGACCAGGTGTACGGCCCGGGCAACATCACCGGCAGCGACGTGTTCAGCACGCTGCCGTTCGGCAACACGCTCGTCACGCTGGAAGTGACGGGCGCGGAACTCGAGACGGCGCTCGCCAGCCAGATCAGGAGCGATCGACCCGAGGAAGGGGTCGCCCAGCAGGTGAGCGGCATCAGCTTCGAGTGGACCGACGACCCGGACGCCGAAGAGAAGGTCCAGAACGTGACCGTCGGTGGCGAACCGCTCGACGAGGACGCGACGTACAGCCTCACCGTCAGCAACTTCGTCGCCGAGGGCGGCGACGGCTACCCACTGGCCGACAAACCACGGATCAAGGAGACGGACACGCTGCTCGCCACCACCGTCATCGAGTACATGGAGGCGCTCGGGACGGTTTCGCCGAGCGTCGAGGGACGGACCGAGGAGATCGGTGCGGACGACGGGAGCGGCGAGAACGCGTCGGCGATCGAAGTTCCGAACGCCATCCGAGCGGTCGCGGCGTAG